The proteins below are encoded in one region of Saccopteryx leptura isolate mSacLep1 chromosome 1, mSacLep1_pri_phased_curated, whole genome shotgun sequence:
- the POLD4 gene encoding DNA polymerase delta subunit 4 — protein sequence MGRKRLVTDSYPVVKRREGPAGHSKGELAPELEKGIQPLNVDEVELELLRQFDLAWQYGPCTGITRLQRWHRAEQMGLEPPPEVRQVLQTHLGDPRFQFSLWHHYPL from the exons ATGGGCAGGAAGCGGCTCGTCACTGACTCTTATCCAGTAGTGAAGAGGAGGGAGGGCCCCGCTGGACACAGCAAGGGGGAGTTGGCACCAGAGTTAG AGAAAGGGATCCAGCCCCTGAACGTGGATGAAGTGGAACTGGAGCTGCTGAGGCAGTTTGACCTGGCCTGGCAATATGGGCCCTGCACAG GGATCACACGGCTACAGCGCTGGCATCGGGCAGAGCAGATGGGCTTGGAGCCTCCCCCAGAAGTGCGTCAAGTGCTGCAAACCCACCTCGGAGATCCCCGCTTCCAGTTCAG CCTCTGGCATCACTATCCCCTTTGA